The genomic window CGCGCGCTGGCTCGAGCCGATCGCCTCGGGCCGGGTGCGTTCGTCTTTCGCGATGACTGAGCCAATGCCAGGCGGTGGCTCGGATCCCTCGATGATCCGCACAACGGCGGAGCGCCGGGGCAACACCTACGTGATCACCGGCCGCAAGTGGTTCATCACCGGGGCTGGCGAGGCGCAGCACTTCATCCTGGTGGCGCGCACCTCGGACGATCCGCGTGGCGGACTGACAGCCTTCGTTTTCGACCGGGCCGACCCCGGCTGGCGCATTGAGCGGCGCATTCCGATCATGGGCCCGGAGGAGCACGGCGGCCATTGCGAGCTCGTCTTCGAGGGTCTGGAAATACCTGTCGAGAACAGGCTGCTCGATGAGGGGGATGGACTTAAGGTCACCCAGATCCGCCTCGGCACGGCACGTCTGACCCATTGCATGCGTTGGTTGGGGCTTGCGAAGCGCTGCCTGGAAATCGCGCGCGGCTATGCCGCCGAACGATCAGCCTTCGGCATACGGCTTGCCGACCGCGAGTCGATCCAGATGTTGCTCGGCCGCCTGGCGATGGACATCGAGATTGGGCGGCTTCTGGTGATGAAGGCCGCTTGGGCGCTGGACCAGGGGTCCTTCGCGCGCAAAGAGACCTCGATGGCCAAAATCCACGTGGCAAACGTGCTGCACAACGCCGCCGACGGCGCCATTCAGGTGAACGGCGCGCGGGGCTACTCCAAGGATACCGTCGCTGAATGGATCTACCGCTATGCACGCCAGGCCCGCCTGGTTGATGGAGCGGACGAGGTTCATATGATGGTGCTGAACAACCTGCTCAATAAAGAGGGACTCGACTTCTGGTCATGGCCAGTCGACGAGTAGAAGCCGTGGGGGGAGAACGTGCGCTTTGACCATTGTCTGCAGCCACGAGCTGCGAACCATGTGCCGCTGACACCCGTGGAGTTCCTCGTTCGCGCCATCGAGGTCTGGCCCGATCGGCCGGCCGTTGTCTGGCGCGACCGGCGGTGGACCTATGCGCAATTCGGCGGGATCGTTGTCAGCCTTGCTGAGGCGTTGCGTGCCCACGGCGTCGGTGGCGGCGATGTCGTCTCCATTCTGGCGACCAACCGTCCCGAAATGCTGGCGGCGCACTACGCGGTGCCGATGATCGGCGCGGTGTTGAACGCCATCAATACAAGGCTCGATGCTGAAACCGTTGCCTCCATCGTCCAGCATGCCGAGAGCAGGCTCGTCATTGCCGACGCGGCGAGCGCGCCACTCGGGATCGCAACGGGCGCTGAATACTTGGTGCTGGCCGACGATGCGGGGCAGGACGGGCTTGACCTCCTCAATGGTAACGACAAGGTCGATCGGCTCGAATACACTGGGGTGACCGACGAATGGCAGCCAATCTGCTTGAACTATACGTCGGGTACCACCGGCCAGCCAAAGGGCGTCGTCTATCATCATCGGGGCGCCTATCTGAACGCCCTTGGCAATGTCATGGCGTTGGGCCTGACACAGGAGACGGCCTATCTCTGGACCCTGCCGATGTTCCATTGCAACGGCTGGTGCCACACTTGGGCGGTAACGGCGGCGGGCGGGCTCCATGTCTGCATTGACCGTCCTGATCCGGCGCTGATCTTTCCGGCCATGGAAGACCATCGGGTCACCCACATGGCCTGCGCGCCGGTGGTTCTCTACATGATGCTCAATCATCCTGCGAAGACGGGAAGGGATACTGACCGCCGCGTTGTCGTTGCCACTGGCGGTGCCTCGCCGACGGAGGCGTTGATCGCCGAACTGAGCGCCTTGGGTTTCGAACTCGTCCACCTCTACGGCCTGACGGAATCCTACGGACCGGCGACATTGCGGACATTGACGGCGCTTGAGCGCTCGGCCGCGCCGGCTGAAGTTGCCACGGCCCTGGCCCGGCAAGGATTTCGCCATGTGACGGCCGGGCGGGCAAGGGTTCTCAACCCTGAGGGCGCCGACGTTCCCGCAGATGGCACGACGATGGGAGAGATCGCGCTGTGCGGCAACACGCTGATGGCCGGTTACTATCGTGATGCCGAAGCGACCGAACAGGCCTTTGCTGGCAATCACTTTCGCACTGGCGATCTCGCAGTCCGCCACGCCGACGGCACCATCGAGATCCGCGACAGGTCGAAGGACATCATCATTTCGGGTGGCGAGAATATCTCAAGCCTTGAAATCGAGAGCGTCCTTCACAGGCATCCGGCGGTCCTCATGGCCGCGGTGGTGGCGATGCCCCACGGGAAATGGGGGGAGACCCCCGCAGCCTTCATCGAACTGCGCCCGGGCGCGCGTTTCGACGCGGGCGAACTGCGCAGCTTCTGCCGGAATCGTCTGGCGCACTACAAGATTCCCAGCCTTTTCGTGGAAGCCGACTTGCCGAAAACCGCCACCGGCAAGATCCAGAAATTCCTGTTGCGCGACAGGGTCCTGCAGTTGGTGACGAGAGATGGTTGAACCGCCTGTGGCAACCAGCTTCAACCTCGACAGGCTGCGTGACCATCTTGACGCGCGTTTCGGGGTGGCGCAGCTGCGTTTGGAACGGATCGGCGGCGGTCAGTCCAATCCGACCTATTTCGTCGATCACGGCGACCGGCACATGGTGTTGCGCAAGAAGCCCGATGGTACGCTTCTACCCGGCGCCCATGCCATCGAACGCGAATTCCGGGTGCTAAAGGCGCTGCGGCAGACGTCGGTGCCAGTACCCGAGACCATCCTGTTCTGCGCCGACGATGCGGTGATCGGCACGCCCTTCTACCTGATGGAGCGTGTCGAGGGACGGGTATTCCATGATGGCGCATTGGCGGAGGCCGCGCCTGCCGAACGGCGGCCTCTCTACCTTGCCGCGGCCGAGGCGCTGGCAAGGCTGCATGCCGTGCGCCCGGACGCGGTGGGCCTCGGCGATTTCGGCCGGTCCGGTGATTATTTCCGCCGCCAGTTTGCCCGCTGGACCCGGCAATACACCCAGTCTCCCAGCGCGCGGATCGCCGAACTTGACCACCTCATTGCGTGGCTGGAGCAGGCTATGCCACCGGATGACGGGGTGTTGTCGATCGCCCACGGCGACTATCGTCTCGGTAATCTCATGTTCCATCCGACTGCACCACGGGTCGTTGCCATTCTCGACTGGGAACTCTCGACGCTCGGCCACCCGATGGCCGATCTCGGCTATGCCGCGATGCCCTGGCATACGGCGCCGGACGAATATGGTGGCATACTTGGGTTGGATAGGCGCGAACTCGGCTTGCCCGAGCAGGCGGAATTGATCGACTGCTATCACGCTGTCGCGGGGACGGGACCAACGCTGACGCCGTTTCATGTCGCCTTTGCGTTGTTCCGCTTCGCGGTCATTTTCATCGGTATTACGGACCGGGCCCGCGCTGGCAATGCGGCCTCCCGGGATGCTGTGCGGGTGGGGCCGCTCGCGCGCCAGTTCGCCCGTCGTGGGCTAGCCGCAGCGGGGGCGGACTGAACGAGGGTGGGTCAATAATAAAGCGAGCGTTCGTTCGTTTTATTATTGACCTCTACAGATTGCCGGTGAAGAATGCCGGCTGCCGGGCAAGCGAAGGGAGGGCGCGCCATGAGCGAAGGACAGGTGGTTGCCATTACTGGCGGAACCAGCGGAATCGGGCTTGCCATCGCCCAGCGGCATCTGGCTCAGGGAGACCGTGTGGTGATCGGCAGCATCGATGCTGACACTACGTCAGTTGAAGCACTGAAGCTTGATCCTGCACGCAGCAGGTTGATGCGAACCGATGTCGCTCAGGAGGAAGACGTGGTCGCCCTGGTTGCCGCGGCGATCGAGAACTTCGGCCAGCTCGACGTCATGGTGAACAACGCCGGCATCGGCGACGGCGGCGGCGGGGTGGAGAATTTCGACGCCGAACGCCTGCCGCACACGGTCGGGGTGCTGTTCAACGGCGTGGTATTCGGGATCAAGCATGCCGCACGGGCCATGCTGCCGCGCGGTTCTGGCTCGATCGTCAGCATCGCCAGCATCGCGGGCATCTCAACCCACATTAATTCGGGCCACATCTACAGCGCCGCCAAGGCCGCCGTGGTTCACCTCACGAAGACTTCGGCGCTGGAACTCGGGCGCCGGGGCGTGCGAGTCAACTGTATCTGCCCGGGCTATATCGCCACGCCGCTGTTCGGCCGCGGGATGGGACTGGCGGGCGCGGACTTGAGCGCCTCAGTCGAGGCCGCGAGCGCCGCCTTCGTCGATCTGCAGCCTCTGCGCCGCGCCGGACGACCCGAGGACATAGCGGCCGCTGCGGCGTGGCTTTCCTCGCCGGATGCCAGCTTCGTCACCGGTCACGCTCTGGTCGTCGATGGCGGCGCCAGCGTCGGCGGGGACTGGGACCCATCCAAGAGCCGGGGCCGCGCGGTGCGACAGGCGCTGGAAACACGCGAAGCGACGCGCTGAAGCATCTATTGGCGAAGGCAGGGAGATCGTCGGTGACAGTTGGTCTGATTACGGGAGCTGGCGCGGGAATTGGTCGCGCGATTGCGTTAAGTCTTGCCGAGGACGGCATGGATCTGGCGCTCATCGACATCAATGCAGACGCCGCCGCCGAGACGGCGGAGCTCATCAGGGCGGCCGGCCGGCGCGCGCTATCAATTGGCGCGGATGTCTCGCGCGCCGATGCCGTGGAGCGCGCTGTGGCGCGTGTTGAAAGCGATTTCGGGCCCATCGAGGCGTTTGTCGCCAATGCGGGAATCGAAGGTATCGTTGGGCCCATCTGGGAGTATGGCGACGACATCTTCGAGAAGGTTTGGTCGGTCAACACCCGAGGTGTTTTCCTCGGGATCAAATATGTCAGCCAGCGAATGATCCCTCGCAACAACGGTGCCATGGTGGTGATGGCCTCGACCTCAGCCATCCGCGGTCGCCCCGCGAATGCTGGCTACGTAAGTTCAAAACACGCGGCATTGGGGCTCGCGCGAGTGGCCGCTCTTGATCTTGCCCCATATAACATCCGGGTGAACGCGGTCCTGCCGGGGCCTATCGAGACAAGGATGATCCGGTCGCTATTCGCTCAGCATGAGCAGCGCGGCAGGACCTCCCCGCCCAAGAGCGCCCGCAAGCTCGGGCAGCCTGATGACGTCGCGGGTGTGGTGGCATTTCTGCTGTCGGACGCGGCCCGACATGTAAACGGCGCGGCATGGGTGATCGACGGCGGGAATACGATTGATTGAGAGGGCAGTACATTTCTGGCGCTGGAAAATACCATGAACAGAAATGTATCACTATTATATATCCATATCCTTAGGTGCGTATAAAAATTAAAAAGAAAAGAGCGGTCTGCTAGATAAGATCCATACGTCGAATAGATTGAATAAGATGCACGGCCTTAAAGGCCGGCTTGGTCGAAAACGGGAGGACGCTATGAACATTTTGGCTTTCAAGCCACTCCGAACCATAGGCCGCGGACTCCTTATGGTGTCCGCCATGGCCGGCTTGATAGGTGGAACCATGGCCTTGCCGGCCAAGGCTGACGATACGCCACAGAGAGGCGGGACACTCAACCTTTCAGTCCAGTTGACGACGGCCAGTCTCGACCCGCTTTACGGAAATGCCGCGGGTGCTGACAGGACTTTTCTGAACCTCTTCGCGGAGCAGCTCGTATTTCAGAACAGTAAATACGATTTCGAGCCATGGCTCGCTGAGAGCT from Hyphomicrobiales bacterium includes these protein-coding regions:
- a CDS encoding Acyl-CoA dehydrogenase, with translation MDYRISRQIDRYRARISAFVETHLIPLEGDPASYDAHENIRLDLAEELRAKARAEGLWCLQLRPENGGQGVGRVGMAVCYEAMNRSLFGPVIFNSAAPDDGNMMLLEAVGTPAQRARWLEPIASGRVRSSFAMTEPMPGGGSDPSMIRTTAERRGNTYVITGRKWFITGAGEAQHFILVARTSDDPRGGLTAFVFDRADPGWRIERRIPIMGPEEHGGHCELVFEGLEIPVENRLLDEGDGLKVTQIRLGTARLTHCMRWLGLAKRCLEIARGYAAERSAFGIRLADRESIQMLLGRLAMDIEIGRLLVMKAAWALDQGSFARKETSMAKIHVANVLHNAADGAIQVNGARGYSKDTVAEWIYRYARQARLVDGADEVHMMVLNNLLNKEGLDFWSWPVDE
- a CDS encoding Acyl-CoA synthase yields the protein MRFDHCLQPRAANHVPLTPVEFLVRAIEVWPDRPAVVWRDRRWTYAQFGGIVVSLAEALRAHGVGGGDVVSILATNRPEMLAAHYAVPMIGAVLNAINTRLDAETVASIVQHAESRLVIADAASAPLGIATGAEYLVLADDAGQDGLDLLNGNDKVDRLEYTGVTDEWQPICLNYTSGTTGQPKGVVYHHRGAYLNALGNVMALGLTQETAYLWTLPMFHCNGWCHTWAVTAAGGLHVCIDRPDPALIFPAMEDHRVTHMACAPVVLYMMLNHPAKTGRDTDRRVVVATGGASPTEALIAELSALGFELVHLYGLTESYGPATLRTLTALERSAAPAEVATALARQGFRHVTAGRARVLNPEGADVPADGTTMGEIALCGNTLMAGYYRDAEATEQAFAGNHFRTGDLAVRHADGTIEIRDRSKDIIISGGENISSLEIESVLHRHPAVLMAAVVAMPHGKWGETPAAFIELRPGARFDAGELRSFCRNRLAHYKIPSLFVEADLPKTATGKIQKFLLRDRVLQLVTRDG
- a CDS encoding Aminoglycoside phosphotransferase (APT) family kinase protein, with the protein product MVEPPVATSFNLDRLRDHLDARFGVAQLRLERIGGGQSNPTYFVDHGDRHMVLRKKPDGTLLPGAHAIEREFRVLKALRQTSVPVPETILFCADDAVIGTPFYLMERVEGRVFHDGALAEAAPAERRPLYLAAAEALARLHAVRPDAVGLGDFGRSGDYFRRQFARWTRQYTQSPSARIAELDHLIAWLEQAMPPDDGVLSIAHGDYRLGNLMFHPTAPRVVAILDWELSTLGHPMADLGYAAMPWHTAPDEYGGILGLDRRELGLPEQAELIDCYHAVAGTGPTLTPFHVAFALFRFAVIFIGITDRARAGNAASRDAVRVGPLARQFARRGLAAAGAD
- the xecE gene encoding 2-(S)-hydroxypropyl-CoM dehydrogenase; translation: MSEGQVVAITGGTSGIGLAIAQRHLAQGDRVVIGSIDADTTSVEALKLDPARSRLMRTDVAQEEDVVALVAAAIENFGQLDVMVNNAGIGDGGGGVENFDAERLPHTVGVLFNGVVFGIKHAARAMLPRGSGSIVSIASIAGISTHINSGHIYSAAKAAVVHLTKTSALELGRRGVRVNCICPGYIATPLFGRGMGLAGADLSASVEAASAAFVDLQPLRRAGRPEDIAAAAAWLSSPDASFVTGHALVVDGGASVGGDWDPSKSRGRAVRQALETREATR
- a CDS encoding NAD(P)-dependent dehydrogenase (Short-subunit alcohol dehydrogenase family), which codes for MTVGLITGAGAGIGRAIALSLAEDGMDLALIDINADAAAETAELIRAAGRRALSIGADVSRADAVERAVARVESDFGPIEAFVANAGIEGIVGPIWEYGDDIFEKVWSVNTRGVFLGIKYVSQRMIPRNNGAMVVMASTSAIRGRPANAGYVSSKHAALGLARVAALDLAPYNIRVNAVLPGPIETRMIRSLFAQHEQRGRTSPPKSARKLGQPDDVAGVVAFLLSDAARHVNGAAWVIDGGNTID